The window GCCAAGCTGAGCGGCGCTTCCTTCGATCATGGAGTATTCGCTCATTCCGCGGCAACCATCTCGCGATACAGCGCCGTGTATTTTGCTGCGGCCTTGTCCCAACCCACCGGCAGCGCCATCGCTGTTTTTTGCATCTGAGCCCAGACATCGGGTTGGCGGAAGAGCGCTGACAGATCCTTGATGCTGAGCCGAAGCCCTTCTTCATCAAGTGGATGGATATGCAGGCCGGTGGCAGACCTTAAGGCCAAAGCCATTGGGCTGGCATGGATCACGGTATCGGCGAGGCCACCGGTGTAGCTCACAACCGGGATTGTACCGTACCGCAAACCATAGAGCTGAGTTAGCCCGCAAGGCTCGAACCGTGATGGTACCAAAATCGCGTCGCCTCCCGCGATGAGCCGATGCGCAAAGGCCTCGTCATAACCAATACGGACCGAGACATCGGGGTGACTGGCGGCCTGCTGAAATCCCAACTCAAGCGCGGGTTCTCCCGTTCCAAGCAGCGCTAGCTGCCCCCCTTCATCAAGCAAGGTTGGAAGGGCTTTGAGTAGCAGGTCCAGACCCTTCTGCTCTGTCAGACGAGAGACGACCACGCATAGCGGACCGCTGGCATCACGCAAACCGAGCTCCGCCCTTAGCGGCGCGCGGGCCTTTTGCTTACCCTTTGGCCGTTTGTAGCTCACCTTCAAATGCGGATCAGTCGCCGGGTTCCAGACGTCCAGATCGATGCCGTTCAAGATGCCCGAAAGCTGGTCCGCACGGCTGCGGATCACCCCATCAAGTCCGTGACCAAATTCCGGGCGGGTCAATTCCCGCGCATAAGTTGGAGAGACCGTTGTTATGCGATCAGCCCACACGAGACCCGCCTTCAGTGCGTTGATGTTGCCCCAAAACTCAAAGCCCTCCCGGTTCAGGTCGGACGGGTTGAGCCTAAGTTTTGAAAGCCGGTCTGCAGGGGCGGCGCCATGAAACGCGATGTTGTGAACCGTCAGCACGCTTGGAATATGGGCTGTGGTCTGGCGCAGATAGTAGGGTGCAAAACCGGCCTGCCAGTCATGACAGTGAAGACAATCGGGCCGCCAGCCTCCAGCGCCGTCCTGCGCGATGATGGCCCCCATCATGGAAAGGGCGGCAAACCGTTCGGGATTATCCGGCCAATCGCGGCCATCGGCGCCGAGATAAAGCTCGCCGCGTCTGTCGAAGAGATGGGGCGCATCAAGGACATACAGGTGCAAATCGTTGAAGACAGCCTCCAGCAGCTTTGCTTCGCCGCCGAAAAAATCAGGCTGACGGAAGATGACACCACCATCGCCAACCCGGTCCATCACGGCCGGATAGCCCGGAAGCAAGACCCGCATATCGACGCCCATGCCCCCAAGCGCATTAGGCAAAGCTCCGACGACATCAGCAAGGCCGCCCGTTTTGACCAATGGTACGCATTCGGACGCGACAGAAAGAACCCTCATCCCAGTGCAGCGGCCCTCTTGTCCAACATGTCCTGGGTGATCAGCGTGACCCCCGCATCAGAAACACGGAACCATTTGGCATCTTCTTCAGGGTCTTTGCCCACAACCAGTCCTTCGGGTACGTGCACACCTCGGTCTATGACCACCTTGGATAGATCGGCTGAGCGTTCAACGTAAGCGTACGGCAGCACAACGGCCTGATCGAGGGTCGCGTAGGAGTTGGTGTGCACACCGGTGAAGAGCAGGCTGCTCCTGATCTCCGTTCCGGAGATTATGCAGCCACCACAGACCAGAGAGCTGACTGCCGTGCCACGTCGATCAGCCTCATCATGAATAAATTTGGCCGGTGGTGCGTTTTCCGAATAAGTCCAGATCGGCCAATCGGTATCCCAAAGGTCCAGATCGGGGGCAAAATCTGTCAGATCCACATTGGCTTTCCAAAACGCGTCAACAGTCCCGACGTCACGCCAGTAAGACAGCGCTTCTGAACTGCTGCGAACACAGCTTTCTTCAAAGCGGTGAGCCATAGCCTTTCCGCCCTTCACAATCTGGGGGATCAGGTCACTGCCAAAATCATGGGTTGAAGTCGGGTCCTGAGCGTCCTGCAAGAGCAGCTCGCGCAGGAAGTCCCACTTAAAGACGTAGATACCCATCGATGCCAATGCGACGTCCGGATCATCAGGCGTACCGGGCGGGTCGGCAGGCTTTTCAAGAAAGCTGGTAATGCGATCCCGTTCATCGACGGCCATAACTCCAAACGCACTGGCTTCTGTCCGCGGTACGGTCAGGCAGCCGACGGTTACATCGGCGCCACTGTTCGCGTGCGCCCCGATCATCCGCTCGTAGTCCATCTTATAGACATGATCACCCGCGAGGATCAGCACGTAATCGACGTCATAACTGTCCACGATGTCGTAGTTCTGGGTCACGGCGTCGGCGGTCCCCAAATACCAGCGTTCCTCTGATATTCGTTGGCTGGCCGGGAGGACATCAAGATATTCGTTGCGTTCGGCACGAAAGAAGCTCCAGCCGCGCTGGCAGTGGCGGATCAATGAGTGTGCCTTGTACTGGGTGGCAACCGCCATCTTGCGAATGCCTGAGTTGAGGGCGTTCGATAAAGCAAAATCGATGATACGCGCCTTACCTCCGAAAAAAACCGCCGGTTTGGCGCGCCGATCGGTCAGCTCTTTCAATCGGCTCCCTCGCCCCCCGGCCAGAACGAACGCCATACTGCGCTGCGCAAGCCTCCTTTGTGTTGGCGCCATGATATTCCTCCCGTTTTGCGCGCGCCCTTGAGGCTGCGTCGTTTACTCCGCCAACAAAATGACGGTTGAAAGCGGTGGTAGATAGATTTTCGCGCTCGCAGCCTGCCCATGGGACGGATCAGCGGTAGCCTCTATCTCACCCAAATTCCCCCGACCGCCGCCGCCATAGGTTTCGGCGTCGGTGTTGATCACTTCACGCCATCCGCCGACTTTGGGAAGTCCGATGGTGAAGGCTTTTCGTTCGACCGGTGTCAGGTTGCAAATGATGACGGCGTTGGGTGAATCACCATGACCGCGCCGAAGCCAAGCGAACACAGAGTTCTCTGGGTCGTTCGCCTCGATCCATTGAAAACCTTCTGGGTCAGCGTCGCGCTGATGCAGCGCGGGCTCAGTGCTGTAGACCGCGTTCAGATCACGGACCAGTCGCTGGACACCAGCGTGGCGCGGATCGCCAAGAGCATCCCAGTGGATTTGCTCATCGTGCTTCCACTCGCTGCGCTGGGCGAACTCCTGGCCCATAAATAGCAATTTCTTGCCCGGGTGACCCCACATAAACCCGTAGTAGGCGCGCAGGTTGGCAAACTTCTCATCCTCGTTGCCGGGCATTTTCTGAAACATCGAACCTTTGCCATGCACCACCTCGTCGTGACTGATCGGCAAAATGAAGTTCTCCGAGAACGCGTAAATCAGCCCAAACGTCATCTGGTTGTGATGGTATTTTCGGTGCACAGGGTCGTGCTCCATGTACGACAGCGTGTCGTTCATCCAGCCCATATTCCACTTGTATCCGAAACCGAGCCCGCCCTGATCAACTGGCGCGGAGACTTTTGGGAAGCTTGTGCTCTCCTCCGCTGCAGTCAGAATTCCTGGAACCGCGCCATAGGCCGCTGCGTTCATCCGCTGCAACATGGCGATAGCTTCAAAGTTTTCGCGTCCGCCATCCTTGTTCGGGACCCATTCGCCCTCCGTACGCGAGTAATCGCGGTAAAGCATGGACGCCACCGCATCGACACGCAGGCCGTCAATGTGGAACTCTTCAAGCCAATAAAGCGCATTTGACACAAGGAAGTTTGCGACTTCAGTGCGCCCATAATTGTAGATCAGCGTGTTCCAATCCTGATGAAATCCCTCCTTGGGGTCGGCATGCTCGTAAAGGGCCGTTCCATCGAATTGCCCTAGTCCATGCGCGTCAGTGGGAAAGTGTCCCGGCACCCAATCGAGAATAACGCCAATCCCAGCCTGGTGAGCGGCGTCGACAAGGTCACGAAACTCGTGCGGCGGGCCGTGGCGGATCGTTGGGGCAAACAGGCCAACTGGCTGGTAGCCCCACGATCCATCAAAAGGATATTCGCTGACCGGAAGCAGCTCGATATGGGTGAAGCCCATGTCCTTGACGTACTCGACAAGTTCTTCTGCCGCTTCCTTATAGGATATCGGCCGCCCGCCCTCTTTACGGCGCCATGAGCCGAGATGAACCTCATATATCGAAATCGGCGCACTGCGGTCGTTGCGGCTGCCGCGCTCACCCATCCAGGCATCATCGTGCCAACCATACCCGGAGATGTCGCGGACAACGGAGGCGTTTGCCGGTGGATGCTCCGAGCCGAATCCAACCGGATCGGCCTTCAAGGGCAGTAATTCGCCAGTTGGCCCTCTAATTTCGAACTTGTAGACGGTGTTTTCGCCCAGCCCTGGCAGAAATATTTCCCAGACCCCTGTGGTGCCGCGCTTGCGCATCGGGTGCCGACGACCGTCCCACTGATTGAACAGACCAACCACCGAAACCCGCCCTGCATTGGGTGCCCAGACTGCAAAGTGGGTGCCCCCCACCCCTTCGCGAACGATTGTATGGGCACCTAGTACCGTCCAGATGCGTTGATGCGTTCCCTCATTGAAAAGATACTCATCGACCTCGCCTATCACCGGACCGAAGGCGTAGGGATCATGGAAGCTCCAACTGTTCCCTGCGTGGCCGGTCGCTGCCAATGTATATGGGGCGGAGCCCGAAACGCGGCCGGCAAAAAGACCGTCAAGGCCTGGCACTGGCGCA is drawn from Pseudomonadota bacterium and contains these coding sequences:
- the glgC gene encoding glucose-1-phosphate adenylyltransferase — encoded protein: MAPTQRRLAQRSMAFVLAGGRGSRLKELTDRRAKPAVFFGGKARIIDFALSNALNSGIRKMAVATQYKAHSLIRHCQRGWSFFRAERNEYLDVLPASQRISEERWYLGTADAVTQNYDIVDSYDVDYVLILAGDHVYKMDYERMIGAHANSGADVTVGCLTVPRTEASAFGVMAVDERDRITSFLEKPADPPGTPDDPDVALASMGIYVFKWDFLRELLLQDAQDPTSTHDFGSDLIPQIVKGGKAMAHRFEESCVRSSSEALSYWRDVGTVDAFWKANVDLTDFAPDLDLWDTDWPIWTYSENAPPAKFIHDEADRRGTAVSSLVCGGCIISGTEIRSSLLFTGVHTNSYATLDQAVVLPYAYVERSADLSKVVIDRGVHVPEGLVVGKDPEEDAKWFRVSDAGVTLITQDMLDKRAAALG
- the glgA gene encoding glycogen synthase GlgA, which encodes MRVLSVASECVPLVKTGGLADVVGALPNALGGMGVDMRVLLPGYPAVMDRVGDGGVIFRQPDFFGGEAKLLEAVFNDLHLYVLDAPHLFDRRGELYLGADGRDWPDNPERFAALSMMGAIIAQDGAGGWRPDCLHCHDWQAGFAPYYLRQTTAHIPSVLTVHNIAFHGAAPADRLSKLRLNPSDLNREGFEFWGNINALKAGLVWADRITTVSPTYARELTRPEFGHGLDGVIRSRADQLSGILNGIDLDVWNPATDPHLKVSYKRPKGKQKARAPLRAELGLRDASGPLCVVVSRLTEQKGLDLLLKALPTLLDEGGQLALLGTGEPALELGFQQAASHPDVSVRIGYDEAFAHRLIAGGDAILVPSRFEPCGLTQLYGLRYGTIPVVSYTGGLADTVIHASPMALALRSATGLHIHPLDEEGLRLSIKDLSALFRQPDVWAQMQKTAMALPVGWDKAAAKYTALYREMVAAE
- the glgB gene encoding 1,4-alpha-glucan branching protein GlgB, coding for MAVSTVPEAHHPASRQDLTAILEGRHGDPFSVLGPHIFNGNRHVTAFVPDAVSVVADVGKKSFPLAPVPGLDGLFAGRVSGSAPYTLAATGHAGNSWSFHDPYAFGPVIGEVDEYLFNEGTHQRIWTVLGAHTIVREGVGGTHFAVWAPNAGRVSVVGLFNQWDGRRHPMRKRGTTGVWEIFLPGLGENTVYKFEIRGPTGELLPLKADPVGFGSEHPPANASVVRDISGYGWHDDAWMGERGSRNDRSAPISIYEVHLGSWRRKEGGRPISYKEAAEELVEYVKDMGFTHIELLPVSEYPFDGSWGYQPVGLFAPTIRHGPPHEFRDLVDAAHQAGIGVILDWVPGHFPTDAHGLGQFDGTALYEHADPKEGFHQDWNTLIYNYGRTEVANFLVSNALYWLEEFHIDGLRVDAVASMLYRDYSRTEGEWVPNKDGGRENFEAIAMLQRMNAAAYGAVPGILTAAEESTSFPKVSAPVDQGGLGFGYKWNMGWMNDTLSYMEHDPVHRKYHHNQMTFGLIYAFSENFILPISHDEVVHGKGSMFQKMPGNEDEKFANLRAYYGFMWGHPGKKLLFMGQEFAQRSEWKHDEQIHWDALGDPRHAGVQRLVRDLNAVYSTEPALHQRDADPEGFQWIEANDPENSVFAWLRRGHGDSPNAVIICNLTPVERKAFTIGLPKVGGWREVINTDAETYGGGGRGNLGEIEATADPSHGQAASAKIYLPPLSTVILLAE